The genomic stretch AGTGCGGGCGCCCACCCACCGAACCGGCGATCGACTCCAGGGCGTCGAACCACGGGCCGGGTGCGGTGCCCGCAGGAACGTGCGCCGCCACGTAGGCCGTGTCCCGACCCGACGCGGTCGAGAGCGGGATGTCGTCGGCAGCGGCCAGCCGCACCTCGACCGGGAAGGCCGCTCGCCAGTCACTGGCCTCGTGCACCCGGCGCAGTTCGGCCAGCACCGCGGGGGCGTCGGCACGGGGCACCGCGTACTCCATCTCCTGGAACCGGACACGGCGCCGGCTGACGAACACGCGGTGCGCATGGTCGGTCCACGACCGTGCGCCCAGCGCCTTGGCCGACATCCGCGCGAGCGGCGGCACGAGCGCCGGCACCCGGCGGCCCGCCGCCACGACGCCCGCGAAGGCCGCGTTGGCGAGGATCTCGTCGTCCCAGACCGCCCGCCACCGGGGCAGCGGCGCCAGCCCCTCCTCCAGCGACACCCGGGTGTTGCACTTCAGCAGCGTCGCGTCGGTGTGGGGGAACCAGTAGAACTCGACGTGGTCGGTCGAGGTCATCAGCTCGTCGAACCCCTCGATCGCGGCGGTCAGCGTGCCGGGGCCCTCCACCGCGCGCAGCGCGAACGCGGGCACCGCCTGCAGGGTGACCGCGGTGACCACGCCCAGCGCGCCGAGCCCGACCCGGGCGGCGCTGAAGACGTCCGGGTTCCGGTCCGGGTCGCAGGCGAGCACCTCGCCCGACGGCGTCACCAGCTGCAACGCCCGAACCTGCGTCGCCAGGCCGCCGAACCGGGCACCGGTGCCGTGGGTGCCGGTGGACAGCGCTCCGGCGACGGTCTGCCGGTCGATGTCGCCGAGGTTGATCAGGGACCACCCCTGCCGGACGAGCTCGGCGTTCAGCCGGTGCAGCGGGGTTCCCGCACCGACGGTCACCCGGCCCTCGCCGTCCACCTCGCCGACCCCGACCAGGCCGTCGCACACCAGCTGGACGTCCTCGGGCACCGCAACCGCGCTGAAGGAGTGACCGCTCCCGACCGGCCGGACCCGCCGCTCCGCACCCGTGGCCGCGGCGAGGACGGCGGCGACCTCACCGGCCGAGCGCGGGTGGACGACGTCGGCCTCCGCCCGCTGGTTGCCGGCCCAGTTGCGCCAGCGCCTGCGGCTCGCCGACGGAGCCGGAGCGTGCGTCACCCATGCCTCCCTCGTCGGTGGTGGAACTCTGCAGGGCGGCGACTGCGCAGGTCAACGGTCCGCTCGCTTGACCGCACCCCTCCCGCCCGGCACGCTCCGCAGCGATGAGCGCGTCCCATCCCGACTCGCAGCGGGCCCGCCTCGACGCCGCGACCGCGCACCTCGACCCCCGCTGGCGGTCCTCGACCTCGACGCACTCGACGCCAACGCCGACGACCTCGTCCGCCGCGCCGGCGGCAAGCCCCTGCGGGTGGCCAGCAAGTCGGTGCGGAACCGGGCGGTGCTGCGGCGGGTCCTCGGCCGGCCCGGCTTCGCCGGCGTGCTCGCCTACTCGCTGGCCGAGGCGCTGTGGCTCAGCGGCGGCGCGGACCCGGTCGCCACCGACGTCGTCCTGGGCTATCCGACGGTCGACCGGTCGGCGCTGCGCCGGCTGGCCGGGGACGCGGCGGCCGCGTCCAGGGTGACGCTGATGGTCGACTCGGTCGACCAGCTGGACCTCGTCGACGCCGTCGTCCCACCGTCGGCGCGGCCCGCGCTGCGGGTGGCCCTCGACGTCGATGCGTCCCTGCGCGCGGCCGGCGGACGCGTGCACCTCGGGGTGCGCCGTTCGCCGGTGCACTCGGTGGACGACGCGACCGCGCTGGCGCGCGCCGTGGCCGGGCGGCGCGGCTTCGCCCTCGTCGGTCTGATGGCCTACGAGGCGCAGATCGCCGGCGTGCAGGACCAGCCACCGGGCCGTCGGCTGCGGGGGGCCGCGGTCCGGCGCATGCAGGCGGTCTCGGGCCGGGAGCTCGCCGGCCGCCGCCAAGCCATCGTGTCGGCCGTGTCGTCGGTGGCCCCGCTGGAGTTCGTCAACGGAGGCGGAACGGGCAGCGTGGAGCGCACCGCCGCCGAGGACGCGGTGACCGAGA from Blastococcus sp. PRF04-17 encodes the following:
- a CDS encoding D-arabinono-1,4-lactone oxidase, with product MTHAPAPSASRRRWRNWAGNQRAEADVVHPRSAGEVAAVLAAATGAERRVRPVGSGHSFSAVAVPEDVQLVCDGLVGVGEVDGEGRVTVGAGTPLHRLNAELVRQGWSLINLGDIDRQTVAGALSTGTHGTGARFGGLATQVRALQLVTPSGEVLACDPDRNPDVFSAARVGLGALGVVTAVTLQAVPAFALRAVEGPGTLTAAIEGFDELMTSTDHVEFYWFPHTDATLLKCNTRVSLEEGLAPLPRWRAVWDDEILANAAFAGVVAAGRRVPALVPPLARMSAKALGARSWTDHAHRVFVSRRRVRFQEMEYAVPRADAPAVLAELRRVHEASDWRAAFPVEVRLAAADDIPLSTASGRDTAYVAAHVPAGTAPGPWFDALESIAGSVGGRPHWGKLHGLDAATLAGRYPRFAEFVALRDRLDPAGTLSNAYLDRVLGVPAVRA
- a CDS encoding amino acid deaminase/aldolase, whose product is MTAPLPPGTLRSDERVPSRLAAGPPRRRDRAPRPPLAVLDLDALDANADDLVRRAGGKPLRVASKSVRNRAVLRRVLGRPGFAGVLAYSLAEALWLSGGADPVATDVVLGYPTVDRSALRRLAGDAAAASRVTLMVDSVDQLDLVDAVVPPSARPALRVALDVDASLRAAGGRVHLGVRRSPVHSVDDATALARAVAGRRGFALVGLMAYEAQIAGVQDQPPGRRLRGAAVRRMQAVSGRELAGRRQAIVSAVSSVAPLEFVNGGGTGSVERTAAEDAVTEIAAGSGLYGPALFDGYRAFTPRPATFFAVPVTRLPARGTVTVAGGGWIASGAPGPDRLPVATYPTGLRWLPAEGAGEVQTPLRGPGAAGLRIGDRVWFRHAKAGEICEHVDVLHGIAGEAVAEVLPTYRGEGRAFG